The proteins below are encoded in one region of Campylobacter helveticus:
- a CDS encoding ABC transporter ATP-binding protein, translating into MLELENFSVHRKDLCVVDKINLKLERGKIYAILGANGAGKSSLLGAIFGEFKSYGKIQFDAKELNKKLIGYMPQDNHIDASLSALEVVLLGLVDKLGIYLSDTQIKKAAKIMEELGILHLAQRDINTLSGGQRQMVNFASVLLKEPQILLLDEPVSALDLHHQCILLENVKKHTKEQNLLTLVILHDLSLASQFADELIILHKAKIRAKDKPELVLNKDLLKEVYRIDADIFYCERGLPCVLAKSAAKELKGKSNEIYC; encoded by the coding sequence ATGCTAGAGCTTGAAAATTTCAGTGTGCATCGTAAAGATTTATGTGTCGTGGATAAAATCAATCTCAAGCTTGAAAGAGGTAAAATTTACGCCATTTTAGGTGCAAATGGTGCGGGTAAATCCTCACTTTTGGGGGCTATTTTTGGCGAATTTAAAAGCTATGGGAAAATACAATTTGACGCGAAAGAATTAAATAAAAAGCTTATAGGCTATATGCCCCAAGACAATCACATCGATGCAAGTTTAAGCGCTCTTGAGGTTGTTTTACTTGGACTTGTGGATAAGCTTGGAATTTATCTAAGCGATACGCAAATTAAAAAAGCCGCAAAGATTATGGAAGAGCTTGGAATTTTACACTTAGCACAAAGAGACATCAACACACTTTCAGGCGGTCAAAGGCAAATGGTAAATTTTGCCTCTGTGCTTTTAAAAGAGCCACAAATTCTCTTGTTGGACGAGCCTGTGAGTGCGCTTGATTTACATCATCAGTGCATTTTGTTAGAAAATGTCAAAAAACACACAAAAGAGCAAAATTTACTCACCCTTGTGATTTTACACGACTTATCTCTTGCTTCGCAATTTGCCGATGAGCTTATCATCTTGCACAAGGCTAAAATTAGAGCAAAAGATAAGCCTGAGCTTGTGTTAAATAAGGATTTGCTTAAAGAGGTTTATCGCATTGATGCGGATATTTTTTATTGTGAGCGGGGACTTCCTTGCGTTTTAGCTAAGTCTGCCGCTAAAGAATTGAAAGGAAAATCTAATGAAATTTATTGTTAA
- a CDS encoding pseudoazurin, whose protein sequence is MKFIVKIGLLGLLMLSLEAKNYEVKMLDIDAKNQAMVFEPAVLHIEVGDSVTFVPTHKSHWAKSVIVPEGATKFESKLDEKATFKFEKEGVYLYECPPHRMMNMLGFIQVGKAQNLDKIKNAVPKLEKRAMMNQGRLESYVKELK, encoded by the coding sequence ATGAAATTTATTGTTAAAATAGGACTCTTAGGGCTTTTAATGCTAAGTTTAGAAGCGAAAAATTATGAAGTCAAAATGCTTGATATTGACGCGAAAAATCAAGCAATGGTTTTTGAACCAGCCGTCTTACACATCGAGGTGGGAGATAGTGTAACTTTCGTTCCAACGCATAAAAGCCACTGGGCTAAAAGCGTGATAGTGCCTGAGGGGGCGACTAAATTTGAAAGTAAGCTTGATGAAAAAGCAACCTTTAAATTTGAAAAAGAAGGCGTTTATCTTTATGAGTGTCCGCCACATAGAATGATGAATATGCTGGGCTTTATACAAGTTGGCAAAGCACAAAATTTAGACAAAATCAAAAATGCCGTGCCTAAGCTTGAAAAAAGAGCAATGATGAATCAAGGACGCCTTGAAAGCTATGTTAAAGAGCTAAAATAA
- a CDS encoding FecCD family ABC transporter permease yields the protein MIEESLKAHRKRELKRLFIILAFTGVAFVSLIFDIATGPSLLAPKEVLNALLAPILDKEVEPTILSIVYVLRLPMALMALVVGAALGIGGAEIQTLLNNPMASPYTLGLAAASGFGASLVIAFGSFDLPLITAVPIGAFLMTMLAASVLFGFASFKRFDSAMLVLVGISLLFLFQSSLSLVQYLSAPEISQQILFWLFGSLLKSNWTNLPIVSVVTLICVLFLLRDSWALTALKLGEARAKSMGINLNLLRFKTLVLVSIMTATAISFVGVIGFIGLVAPHIARMLVGEDQRFFLPSAMFVGAAFLSIASVLSKVIIPGALFPVGIITSLIGVPFFFWIIFSRKNYARA from the coding sequence ATGATAGAGGAAAGCTTAAAAGCACATAGAAAAAGGGAGTTAAAGCGCCTATTTATCATACTTGCTTTTACGGGTGTGGCTTTTGTCTCTTTGATTTTTGACATTGCCACAGGTCCCTCACTTCTTGCGCCAAAAGAGGTTTTAAACGCACTTTTAGCACCGATTTTAGATAAGGAAGTCGAGCCGACAATCTTAAGCATAGTGTATGTTTTAAGACTTCCTATGGCTTTGATGGCTTTAGTTGTTGGGGCGGCTCTTGGCATTGGTGGGGCTGAAATTCAAACCCTACTTAACAATCCTATGGCAAGCCCTTACACGCTAGGACTTGCTGCAGCGAGTGGTTTTGGAGCGTCTTTAGTGATAGCTTTTGGAAGTTTTGATTTGCCCCTTATCACAGCTGTTCCCATAGGAGCATTTTTAATGACGATGTTAGCAGCATCCGTGCTTTTTGGCTTTGCAAGTTTTAAACGATTTGACTCGGCTATGCTTGTTTTGGTAGGAATTTCTTTGTTGTTTTTATTTCAGTCTTCTTTATCTTTAGTGCAGTATTTAAGTGCACCTGAAATTTCACAACAAATTCTTTTTTGGCTTTTTGGCTCTTTGCTAAAATCAAATTGGACAAATTTACCCATAGTCAGCGTAGTAACTCTCATTTGCGTCTTATTCTTACTTCGCGATTCTTGGGCTTTAACCGCGCTTAAATTAGGGGAAGCAAGGGCTAAAAGTATGGGGATAAATTTAAATCTTTTACGCTTTAAAACCCTCGTTTTAGTTTCCATTATGACAGCGACCGCCATTTCTTTTGTAGGTGTTATAGGCTTTATAGGGCTTGTTGCACCGCATATTGCAAGAATGCTCGTAGGAGAGGACCAGAGGTTTTTCTTGCCTAGTGCGATGTTTGTGGGGGCGGCATTTTTATCCATCGCTTCTGTTTTATCTAAGGTTATCATACCGGGTGCGCTATTTCCCGTTGGAATCATCACTTCTTTAATTGGTGTTCCTTTTTTCTTTTGGATAATTTTTTCAAGGAAAAACTATGCTAGAGCTTGA
- a CDS encoding ABC transporter substrate-binding protein: protein MRKIFKVALFLMLVSSLSFSKEIVLKDVLDREVKVNLPAKRIALGFYYTDFLAVGGVESLDKVVGFSKAVWTDWTPASWEVYSKALPRLNSLEDFGEVEVGTFSVEKVLSLKPDLLILAAWQYQVLEFDLEPIIEANIPIIVLDYNKEKVELHAKSTELLGLITGKEEKAKELISFYKNTAKEVASRIEKAKLPKPKIYIEFGNKGPNEAGFTYGKDMWGSLIDLAGGENIAAPFVKQWAPINPEQILVSKPDVIMIAGRETELKKNKEAMVMGFNIEEKEALRRLNAYKNRPGWSELPAIKDNRLYGLYMGASRTLADAAMIQYIAKALYPSLFEDIDPIKTYIYFHKSYLPIIPQGTFGIQAK from the coding sequence TTACCCGCTAAACGCATCGCTTTAGGCTTTTACTACACGGACTTTTTAGCCGTTGGAGGAGTAGAATCTTTAGATAAAGTGGTAGGCTTTTCTAAAGCAGTTTGGACGGACTGGACACCTGCTAGTTGGGAAGTTTATAGCAAAGCCTTGCCTAGGTTAAATTCTTTGGAGGATTTTGGTGAAGTTGAAGTGGGGACTTTTTCTGTGGAGAAAGTGCTTTCTTTAAAGCCTGATTTACTTATCTTAGCAGCTTGGCAGTATCAAGTCTTAGAATTTGACTTAGAGCCTATTATCGAGGCAAATATCCCCATTATCGTGCTAGATTATAATAAAGAAAAGGTTGAACTTCACGCAAAAAGCACGGAGCTTTTAGGGCTAATCACAGGAAAAGAAGAAAAAGCTAAAGAGCTTATAAGCTTTTATAAAAACACTGCCAAAGAAGTCGCGAGTAGGATAGAAAAAGCCAAACTCCCTAAACCAAAAATTTATATAGAATTTGGCAACAAAGGTCCAAATGAAGCTGGTTTTACTTATGGAAAAGATATGTGGGGGAGTCTTATTGATTTAGCTGGAGGCGAAAACATCGCAGCCCCTTTTGTGAAGCAATGGGCACCCATTAATCCTGAGCAAATTCTCGTCTCAAAACCTGATGTCATAATGATAGCGGGACGCGAAACGGAGCTAAAGAAAAACAAAGAAGCGATGGTAATGGGCTTTAACATAGAAGAAAAAGAAGCTTTAAGAAGACTAAATGCTTATAAAAATAGACCGGGTTGGAGTGAGCTTCCTGCGATAAAAGACAATAGACTTTATGGGCTTTATATGGGAGCTTCAAGAACCCTAGCCGATGCCGCAATGATACAATACATCGCTAAAGCCTTGTATCCAAGCTTATTTGAAGATATTGACCCGATTAAAACCTATATCTATTTTCACAAATCTTATCTCCCTATCATCCCACAAGGGACCTTTGGGATACAAGCAAAATGA